A genomic stretch from Leptotrichia sp. HSP-536 includes:
- the trmB gene encoding tRNA (guanosine(46)-N7)-methyltransferase TrmB, protein MENKIEIIRKNGQKIEITEAEKEKREQIKKVNDDFKKKNAEKSKIINEQKIWKYFFEKPKKNYNKYMYEMLEFPEHLMYNNKNVDEYRGKWNKFFGNNNDIYLEIGCGSGNFTVGNAEKFKDRNYIALELRFKRLVLGARKSKKRNLNNILFVRKRGETILDFLGKNEISGVYINFPDPWEGEERKRVITESLFSKLDIVLKTDGKLFFKTDHEQYYKDVLELVDKLDNYKIIYHTSDLHNSEKASENIETEFEQMFLSKHNMNIKYIEIKKIK, encoded by the coding sequence ATGGAAAATAAAATTGAAATTATTCGAAAAAATGGGCAGAAAATAGAAATTACTGAAGCTGAAAAAGAAAAACGAGAACAGATTAAAAAAGTGAATGATGATTTTAAAAAGAAAAATGCTGAAAAAAGTAAAATCATAAATGAACAAAAAATTTGGAAATATTTCTTTGAGAAACCTAAAAAGAATTATAATAAGTATATGTATGAAATGCTTGAGTTTCCTGAGCATTTGATGTATAATAATAAAAATGTTGATGAATATCGGGGAAAATGGAATAAATTTTTTGGAAATAATAACGATATTTATCTGGAAATTGGTTGTGGAAGCGGTAATTTTACTGTTGGAAATGCCGAAAAATTTAAAGATAGAAATTATATTGCTCTAGAATTAAGATTTAAAAGGCTTGTATTAGGAGCAAGAAAGTCTAAAAAAAGAAATTTGAATAATATTTTGTTTGTGAGAAAAAGAGGAGAGACAATATTAGATTTTTTAGGTAAAAATGAAATTTCAGGAGTATATATTAATTTTCCAGATCCTTGGGAAGGAGAAGAAAGGAAAAGAGTTATAACAGAAAGTTTATTTTCAAAATTAGATATTGTATTAAAAACTGATGGAAAATTATTTTTCAAGACAGATCACGAACAATATTATAAAGATGTTTTAGAATTAGTAGATAAACTTGATAACTATAAAATTATTTACCATACAAGCGATTTGCATAATTCAGAAAAAGCAAGTGAAAATATTGAAACTGAATTTGAACAAATGTTTTTGAGTAAGCATAATATGAATATCAAGTATATTGAAATAAAAAAAATAAAATAG
- a CDS encoding 3-deoxy-D-manno-octulosonic acid transferase, giving the protein MILYNLLRILLYFVIMILAIFNGKLLKFFKSRLFQKIGNDNFLNKGEEATLIHFSSVGEFNLSQELIEKILKSEKKEKIILSVMTDTGFSAVNKKYSENDNVKVFYFPLDDFFVLRKIYKKYKIKKTIIIETEIWPNLYYFAVKNGKLFIVNGRLTERKLKSYLKFKWFIKNTINRAEKIMVQSDFDKKRYEKLGISENKIKVYKNLKYSIKYNEISDEKKQNYFDTVLDKDKKIIVCGSTRPNEEKIWLEVLKKINQNNEYQLVLVPRHLERVDEIEKIILENFSKKDYLLLTAIEKNKINLKAENKKEIVIIDKMGILTDFYQLADFVFVGGTLVNIGGHSILEPLFYGKKPIIGKYFQNIEEIVKDARELGFIEIVENENEIIEYLKKSENVDTKRFFEKNNEIDKILNEIC; this is encoded by the coding sequence ATGATTTTGTATAATTTATTAAGAATATTGCTTTATTTTGTAATAATGATTCTGGCAATATTCAATGGAAAATTATTAAAATTTTTTAAATCACGTCTATTTCAGAAAATAGGAAACGACAATTTCTTGAATAAAGGAGAAGAGGCAACACTTATTCATTTTTCATCAGTTGGAGAGTTTAATTTATCGCAGGAATTAATTGAAAAAATATTGAAAAGTGAAAAAAAAGAAAAAATAATTCTTTCGGTTATGACAGATACAGGATTTTCAGCTGTAAATAAAAAATATTCTGAAAATGACAATGTAAAAGTTTTTTATTTTCCGCTCGATGATTTTTTTGTACTTCGTAAAATTTATAAAAAATATAAAATAAAAAAAACTATAATAATAGAAACAGAAATTTGGCCAAATTTGTATTATTTTGCCGTTAAAAATGGAAAATTGTTTATTGTAAATGGAAGATTGACTGAAAGAAAACTAAAGTCCTATTTAAAATTTAAATGGTTTATAAAGAATACGATAAATCGCGCAGAAAAAATAATGGTGCAAAGCGATTTTGACAAAAAAAGATACGAAAAATTGGGAATTAGTGAAAATAAGATAAAAGTGTATAAAAATCTGAAATATTCGATAAAATATAATGAAATATCTGATGAAAAGAAACAAAATTATTTTGACACAGTTCTAGATAAAGATAAAAAAATAATTGTATGTGGAAGTACACGTCCTAATGAAGAAAAAATTTGGCTGGAAGTTTTGAAAAAAATAAATCAGAATAATGAATATCAATTAGTTCTTGTTCCAAGACATCTGGAAAGAGTTGATGAAATTGAAAAAATAATTTTGGAAAATTTTTCTAAAAAAGATTATTTATTATTGACTGCAATTGAAAAAAATAAAATAAATTTAAAAGCAGAAAATAAAAAAGAAATTGTCATAATTGATAAAATGGGGATTTTAACTGATTTTTATCAGCTGGCTGATTTTGTTTTTGTAGGTGGGACGCTTGTAAATATCGGGGGACATTCAATTTTGGAGCCGTTGTTTTATGGGAAAAAGCCGATTATTGGGAAATATTTTCAAAATATTGAAGAAATTGTGAAAGACGCACGGGAACTTGGGTTTATTGAAATTGTGGAAAATGAAAATGAAATTATTGAATATTTGAAAAAATCTGAAAATGTTGACACGAAAAGATTTTTTGAAAAAAATAATGAAATTGATAAAATCTTAAACGAAATTTGTTAA
- a CDS encoding HU family DNA-binding protein: MSKKEFVDAYAKATGETKKRAEELVNQFLDTVEESLLKGDSVQFVGWGTFEVKERAARTGINPQTKEEIQIPAKKVVKFKVGKKLADNVAEGK, from the coding sequence ATGTCAAAAAAAGAATTTGTAGATGCTTATGCAAAAGCTACAGGAGAAACTAAAAAGAGAGCTGAAGAATTGGTAAACCAATTTTTAGATACAGTTGAAGAATCATTATTAAAAGGAGATTCAGTTCAATTTGTTGGATGGGGAACATTTGAAGTAAAAGAAAGAGCGGCAAGAACTGGAATTAATCCACAAACTAAAGAAGAAATTCAAATACCTGCAAAAAAAGTTGTTAAATTTAAAGTAGGTAAAAAATTAGCTGATAATGTAGCAGAAGGTAAATAA
- the cmk gene encoding (d)CMP kinase, which yields MIIAIDGPAGSGKSTIAKLIAEDLGLVYLDTGAMYRLVTLKALNDGILGDLEEIKKMLDNLNIDIKENSFYLDDIDVSEEIRKPVVSENVSNIAAIREVREKMVDLQRKFSESKNVILDGRDIGTVVFPNADVKIFLVADAKERANRRYKELVKKGENVKIEEIYENILKRDEIDSTRKESPLKKAKNAIEVDTTSKNIEEVKNEILNICSKYSICV from the coding sequence ATGATAATTGCTATTGATGGTCCTGCTGGAAGTGGGAAAAGTACCATCGCAAAATTGATTGCAGAGGATTTGGGGCTTGTTTATCTTGATACAGGGGCAATGTATAGGCTTGTTACATTAAAGGCTTTAAATGATGGGATTTTAGGTGATTTGGAAGAAATTAAAAAAATGCTGGATAATTTAAATATCGATATTAAAGAAAATAGCTTTTATTTGGATGATATTGATGTAAGTGAGGAAATTAGAAAGCCTGTTGTTTCAGAAAATGTATCTAATATTGCGGCAATACGTGAAGTTCGAGAAAAAATGGTGGATTTACAGCGAAAATTTTCAGAATCAAAGAATGTTATTCTGGATGGACGTGATATTGGAACGGTTGTTTTTCCAAATGCAGATGTAAAAATATTTTTGGTCGCAGATGCGAAGGAAAGAGCAAATAGGCGGTATAAGGAACTTGTTAAAAAAGGAGAAAATGTAAAAATTGAGGAAATTTATGAAAATATTTTGAAAAGGGATGAAATTGATTCCACAAGAAAGGAAAGTCCCTTGAAAAAAGCCAAAAATGCAATTGAAGTGGATACAACTTCTAAAAATATTGAAGAAGTAAAAAATGAAATTTTGAATATATGTTCAAAGTACTCTATTTGTGTTTGA
- a CDS encoding GtrA family protein translates to MEENVLVIPSLNPNENFLDLLDNFKSKIAENNIKLSIVVVNDGSLKKFDAIFEKIKEKNIVVLKHAVNLGKGRALKTAFNYILNETKNLKSVVTADSDGQHLIEDIIYCLENSNKNLDTLILGKRDFDKNLKSGKDKIPFKSKFGNKMTRWIFNYLLGLDINDTQTGLRAFSKNQVKDFLEVKGERFEYETNMLIDNKNLGYKFKEVPIHTVYIKNNESSHFNPIRDSIAIYSLFFKYIIVAILSFAIDISLFGIFRIFKFTILNATIIARVLSSILNYTLNRNKVFKSFNKKSLLKYYILVIIQMFVSGYSVKFLHKVIINENVIFLKIIIDLIIFVVNYYIQREWVFERREK, encoded by the coding sequence GTGGAAGAAAACGTACTAGTAATACCAAGTTTAAATCCAAATGAAAATTTTTTGGATTTATTAGATAATTTTAAATCTAAAATTGCAGAAAATAATATAAAGCTTAGTATAGTTGTTGTCAATGATGGAAGTTTAAAAAAATTTGATGCTATATTTGAAAAAATTAAAGAAAAGAATATTGTAGTTTTGAAACATGCCGTAAATTTAGGAAAAGGAAGAGCATTGAAGACAGCATTTAATTACATATTAAATGAAACTAAAAATTTAAAAAGTGTAGTTACTGCTGATTCTGATGGGCAGCATTTAATTGAAGACATAATATATTGTTTAGAAAATTCAAATAAAAACTTAGATACATTAATTCTGGGGAAACGAGATTTTGACAAAAACTTGAAGAGTGGAAAAGATAAAATACCATTTAAAAGTAAATTTGGAAATAAAATGACAAGATGGATTTTCAACTATCTTTTAGGACTAGACATAAACGATACTCAAACTGGCTTAAGAGCATTTAGTAAAAATCAAGTAAAAGATTTTTTAGAAGTTAAAGGTGAAAGATTTGAATACGAGACAAATATGTTAATTGATAACAAAAATTTAGGATATAAATTTAAGGAAGTGCCAATACATACAGTTTACATAAAAAATAACGAATCATCACATTTTAATCCTATTCGTGATTCAATTGCAATATATTCATTATTTTTTAAATATATTATTGTAGCTATTCTATCTTTTGCAATAGATATTTCACTATTCGGAATCTTTAGAATCTTTAAATTTACAATTTTGAATGCGACAATAATAGCAAGAGTGCTTTCCTCAATACTAAATTATACATTAAATAGAAATAAAGTTTTTAAATCATTCAATAAAAAAAGCTTATTAAAATATTATATTTTGGTAATAATACAAATGTTTGTTTCAGGGTATTCAGTAAAATTTTTACATAAAGTGATTATCAATGAAAATGTAATATTTTTAAAAATAATAATAGATTTAATAATTTTTGTTGTAAATTATTATATTCAACGAGAATGGGTATTTGAAAGGAGAGAAAAATAG
- the prmA gene encoding 50S ribosomal protein L11 methyltransferase produces MKWIKVKVDYVSDNLEETKVKLINMFDEIGIKQIEVIDYFSENKLDYNANFSIKNDVWSIIGYVVDNRFANTKLNIIFNNLKEFQNENTEFMYEIYTAKCNDEDWQDEWKKYFHTVNITDNIVIKPSWDEYEPESNEIVIEIDPGLAFGTGTHETTSLCVEFLEKYVKGKEKLLDIGCGSGILMLIGKKLGVKKVVGIDIDEKVRDVVLENFYKNGINDDFEVIIGNLVDDVNEKYDLVVSNILVDVLEKLLEDIEKILEKAATVIFSGILNEKEEVFVKKAENYNLKQIDRREKNNWVSLIFKYEK; encoded by the coding sequence ATGAAGTGGATAAAAGTAAAAGTAGATTATGTTTCAGATAATTTAGAAGAAACTAAAGTAAAATTGATAAATATGTTTGATGAAATTGGGATTAAACAAATTGAAGTAATCGATTATTTCTCTGAAAATAAACTTGACTATAATGCAAATTTTTCTATTAAAAACGATGTTTGGAGCATAATTGGATACGTTGTTGACAACAGATTTGCAAATACAAAATTAAATATTATTTTTAATAACTTGAAAGAATTTCAAAATGAAAATACAGAATTTATGTATGAAATTTACACAGCCAAATGCAATGACGAGGATTGGCAAGATGAATGGAAAAAATATTTTCATACTGTGAATATAACTGACAACATTGTAATAAAACCGAGTTGGGATGAATACGAACCAGAAAGCAATGAAATTGTGATAGAAATTGATCCAGGACTTGCTTTTGGGACAGGGACACATGAAACGACTTCGCTTTGTGTAGAGTTTTTAGAAAAGTATGTGAAAGGCAAGGAAAAATTGCTGGATATAGGATGTGGCTCGGGTATTTTGATGTTAATTGGGAAAAAATTAGGGGTAAAAAAAGTTGTTGGAATTGACATTGATGAAAAAGTTCGAGATGTAGTTTTGGAAAACTTTTATAAAAATGGTATAAATGATGATTTTGAAGTAATAATTGGGAATCTTGTGGACGATGTGAATGAGAAATATGACTTGGTTGTGTCAAATATTTTGGTGGATGTTCTAGAAAAATTGCTTGAAGATATAGAAAAGATTTTGGAAAAAGCTGCAACAGTTATTTTTTCTGGGATTTTGAATGAAAAGGAAGAGGTATTTGTGAAAAAGGCTGAAAATTATAATTTGAAGCAAATTGACAGGAGAGAGAAAAATAACTGGGTGTCACTTATTTTTAAATATGAAAAATAG
- a CDS encoding TIGR00282 family metallophosphoesterase: MKFLIIGDIVGRPGRNTLFKYLEKRKQNYDFIIVNGENSAGGFGINVKIAKEMFERGADVITLGNHSWDKREIYTYINEQKNLIRPINFTKEAPGNGYTIVEKNGVKVAVINAQCKVFMPPIACPFLAVEEVLPKIKEETDIIILDFHGEATSEKQAMGWNLTGKVSAVYGTHTHTQTADERILPGGTAYISDIGMTGGHDGILGMNRRESIQRFKDGMPTKYSVCEENLRINGIELEVNENTGKAALIKRVNMGYDEI; encoded by the coding sequence ATGAAATTTTTGATAATCGGTGATATTGTTGGTAGGCCGGGTAGAAATACGTTATTTAAATATTTGGAAAAACGAAAACAGAATTATGATTTTATTATTGTAAATGGCGAAAATTCTGCTGGTGGATTTGGAATTAATGTGAAAATTGCAAAGGAAATGTTTGAACGGGGAGCAGATGTTATTACTCTTGGAAATCATAGCTGGGATAAAAGGGAAATTTACACTTATATTAATGAACAGAAAAATTTAATTAGACCAATAAATTTTACAAAAGAAGCACCAGGAAACGGATACACAATTGTAGAAAAAAATGGAGTAAAAGTGGCAGTTATAAATGCCCAATGTAAAGTATTTATGCCACCAATCGCATGTCCATTTTTGGCAGTAGAGGAAGTTTTACCAAAGATTAAGGAAGAAACAGATATCATTATTCTTGATTTTCATGGGGAAGCGACTTCTGAAAAACAGGCTATGGGATGGAATCTAACTGGGAAAGTATCGGCTGTTTATGGAACGCATACACATACACAGACTGCAGATGAGAGAATTTTGCCGGGAGGTACAGCATATATTTCAGATATAGGAATGACTGGAGGACATGACGGTATTTTGGGAATGAATAGACGTGAAAGCATTCAAAGATTTAAGGATGGAATGCCGACTAAATATTCAGTTTGTGAAGAAAATTTAAGAATTAACGGGATTGAGCTGGAAGTGAATGAGAATACTGGAAAAGCGGCTTTGATAAAACGTGTAAATATGGGATATGATGAGATATAA
- a CDS encoding lysophospholipid acyltransferase family protein: MEYKISEKISGFFVILLKKILSVFSLKVRYKIFENLGVIGYYLIKKRRLLAIDNIKNAFPEKNEKEVERIAKESYKTMGKMIMTSIFLEEITKDGNTVVENKELMKQVCENNEKAVLIVSLHLGGFEAGSKMKDIRKFYAVFRNQKNKKINDLMTKWREKGGLNSLPLHDSDALRKAINEESIIALASDHYGKDVNVTFFGRETTGVAGPVLLSIKHKIPIVLAYAVFDGDVIRVKNKKIIEIEKQEKLKETMRFNMQKIYHEFEEIIREYPEQYMWQHKRWRNKKK, translated from the coding sequence ATGGAATATAAAATAAGTGAGAAAATATCAGGATTTTTTGTAATTTTGTTAAAAAAGATTTTGTCAGTTTTTTCTCTTAAAGTTAGATATAAAATTTTTGAAAATCTTGGAGTAATTGGGTATTACCTTATAAAAAAAAGACGGTTGCTCGCGATAGATAATATAAAAAATGCTTTTCCTGAAAAAAATGAAAAGGAAGTTGAGAGAATTGCAAAAGAATCCTATAAAACTATGGGAAAAATGATTATGACTTCGATTTTTCTGGAGGAAATTACAAAGGATGGAAATACTGTTGTGGAAAATAAGGAACTTATGAAACAGGTCTGTGAAAATAATGAAAAGGCTGTTTTAATTGTGTCGCTTCATCTTGGTGGATTTGAAGCTGGAAGTAAAATGAAAGATATTAGAAAATTTTATGCTGTTTTTAGAAATCAGAAAAATAAAAAAATAAATGATTTAATGACAAAATGGCGTGAAAAAGGTGGACTTAATTCATTGCCGCTGCATGATAGCGATGCATTGCGAAAAGCAATAAATGAAGAGTCAATTATTGCATTAGCTTCGGATCATTATGGAAAAGATGTAAATGTAACATTTTTTGGACGTGAAACAACAGGAGTAGCAGGTCCTGTACTGCTTTCAATAAAACATAAAATTCCGATAGTATTGGCCTATGCAGTGTTTGATGGGGATGTAATTCGTGTAAAAAATAAGAAAATTATTGAAATTGAGAAACAAGAAAAATTAAAGGAAACAATGAGATTTAATATGCAAAAAATTTATCATGAATTTGAAGAAATTATTAGAGAATATCCAGAGCAGTATATGTGGCAGCATAAAAGATGGAGAAATAAGAAAAAATAG
- the rpsO gene encoding 30S ribosomal protein S15, with the protein MALKPKKEIVEAFGKNAQDTGSAEVQVALLTDRISHLTAHLKVHPKDVHSRVGLLKMVGKRRRLLNYIKNRNVDDYRSLIEKLGIRK; encoded by the coding sequence ATGGCATTAAAACCAAAAAAAGAAATTGTTGAAGCATTCGGAAAAAATGCGCAGGATACAGGATCTGCTGAAGTTCAAGTAGCATTACTTACAGACAGAATCAGTCATTTAACAGCTCATTTAAAAGTACATCCTAAAGATGTTCACTCAAGAGTGGGATTATTAAAAATGGTTGGTAAAAGAAGAAGATTATTAAACTATATTAAAAATAGGAATGTTGATGATTACAGATCATTAATCGAAAAATTAGGAATCAGAAAATAG
- a CDS encoding TlpA family protein disulfide reductase: protein MKKIILIMSLFLVFIVSCGASKVFSVDVEEKGEVPNFELKDLNGKKIESKKIFSNGKKTLFIIAAEWCPHCKEEMPEVQKFYDANKDKVNVVVVYSNAQSNLGKVQSYVKDNGYTFPIYYDEEGRITNGFGLDGFPFNLKINNNKIEEKLELPVDLESLTATFAK from the coding sequence ATGAAAAAAATAATTTTAATAATGTCATTATTTTTAGTATTTATAGTATCTTGTGGAGCATCAAAAGTATTTAGTGTTGATGTAGAAGAAAAAGGAGAAGTTCCAAATTTCGAATTAAAGGATTTGAATGGAAAAAAGATTGAAAGTAAAAAAATATTTTCAAATGGGAAAAAAACATTATTTATTATAGCTGCTGAATGGTGTCCACATTGCAAGGAAGAAATGCCTGAAGTGCAAAAATTCTATGATGCAAATAAAGATAAAGTGAATGTTGTTGTAGTATATTCAAATGCTCAGTCTAATTTGGGAAAAGTACAGAGCTATGTAAAGGATAATGGTTATACTTTTCCTATATATTACGATGAAGAAGGACGTATTACCAATGGGTTTGGTCTTGATGGATTTCCATTTAATTTAAAGATAAATAATAATAAAATTGAAGAAAAACTTGAATTACCAGTTGATTTAGAATCATTAACAGCTACATTTGCAAAATAA
- a CDS encoding SLEI family protein, protein MKKSIYILFVLLLLVSCSKNNNGYDALEKSLIGILEKKDYGYIMKNLNESAKAGNEDVYGLAYTYLAENGTAFFNEYMKKSKGIAEYYEALRLQETNGDEAQILGLLESAAKQGNMKAYYMIGNIYENKLEFAKAQEYLKKGRDAGEIYSLYSYEYNKKLMNFYKKIEELNKKLNEGSITSEEKKELGTLVLEKVSNYEKAYDILKDFLSENYSPSLYAKAKLLEKDDKEEEAVEIYNQIFLQNKYYLAAFELASRLVKNQKNYDLALKVLEDTHSDEVLILGYKGFIYENLKDFTKAEDFYQKAASKNDIDSMNYLGRLYETKKEIKKAKDIYNKAYLLGSISAGYKLAYILEDEEKEKNTSKTEDEIKRSKEAKKILERLSNSGDDYSMVDLSLYYPETDKMVRILNLAAAAKLNTTAFYNLGVYYYNQKNKDKSKFYFRVAKENGYDIGEVFNAYITE, encoded by the coding sequence ATGAAAAAATCTATATATATATTATTTGTATTATTACTTTTAGTATCTTGCTCAAAAAATAACAATGGTTATGATGCACTTGAAAAAAGTCTTATTGGGATTTTAGAAAAAAAAGATTACGGATATATAATGAAGAATTTAAATGAATCGGCAAAGGCAGGAAATGAAGATGTCTACGGGCTTGCCTATACTTATTTAGCTGAAAATGGAACAGCGTTTTTTAATGAATATATGAAAAAAAGCAAAGGAATTGCTGAATATTATGAAGCACTGCGATTACAGGAAACAAACGGAGATGAAGCTCAAATTCTAGGTTTGCTGGAAAGTGCAGCAAAACAGGGAAATATGAAAGCTTATTATATGATTGGAAATATCTATGAAAATAAATTGGAATTTGCAAAAGCTCAGGAATATTTAAAAAAGGGTAGAGATGCTGGAGAGATTTACTCACTTTATTCTTATGAGTATAATAAAAAATTAATGAATTTTTATAAAAAAATTGAAGAATTAAATAAAAAATTAAATGAAGGAAGTATTACGTCGGAAGAAAAAAAAGAATTAGGAACATTAGTTTTGGAAAAAGTTTCCAATTATGAAAAAGCATATGACATTTTAAAAGATTTTCTGTCAGAAAATTACTCACCATCACTTTATGCAAAAGCAAAATTACTGGAAAAAGATGACAAGGAAGAAGAAGCAGTTGAAATTTACAATCAAATATTTTTACAAAATAAATATTATTTGGCAGCATTTGAATTGGCATCAAGACTTGTAAAAAACCAAAAGAACTATGATTTGGCATTAAAAGTATTAGAAGATACACATTCAGATGAAGTTCTTATTTTAGGATACAAAGGGTTTATTTATGAAAATTTAAAGGACTTTACTAAAGCTGAAGATTTTTATCAAAAAGCTGCAAGTAAAAATGATATTGATTCAATGAATTATTTGGGACGTTTATATGAAACTAAAAAAGAAATAAAAAAGGCTAAGGATATTTATAATAAAGCATATTTGCTGGGTTCAATTTCAGCTGGATACAAACTTGCCTATATCTTGGAAGATGAAGAAAAAGAAAAAAATACATCAAAAACAGAAGATGAGATAAAACGAAGCAAAGAAGCCAAAAAAATATTAGAAAGATTATCGAATAGTGGAGATGATTATTCAATGGTTGATTTAAGCCTTTATTATCCTGAAACTGACAAAATGGTAAGAATTTTAAATTTAGCAGCAGCAGCAAAATTAAATACAACAGCTTTTTACAATTTAGGAGTTTACTATTATAATCAAAAAAATAAAGATAAATCAAAATTCTATTTTAGAGTTGCAAAAGAAAATGGATATGATATTGGTGAAGTTTTTAATGCATATATTACAGAATAA